The following coding sequences are from one Culex quinquefasciatus strain JHB chromosome 1, VPISU_Cqui_1.0_pri_paternal, whole genome shotgun sequence window:
- the LOC119767441 gene encoding uncharacterized protein LOC119767441, whose translation MEVEETSERDDFQLIPGNRKRKKTPENVLSNNKLIPLAENENNNNASPAGGGDAPAAPPPGQSAERRKRTTKWCDYEGSRVSRNGSCGGFKMTAGFRKKDSAPIDPGTGATSRTGESFY comes from the exons atggaggtggaagagacctccgagagggatgatttccaactcatccccggaaatcggaagcggaagaagacccCTGAGAATGTGCTCAGCAACAACAAGCTCATCCCGCTAGCGgaaaacgaaaacaacaacaatgccagcccagcaggaggaggagacgcCCCGGCGGCTCCACCACCCGgtcagtcggcag AACGCCGGAAACGGACCACAAAATGGTGCGACTACGAAGGTTCTCGAGTGTCCCGGAATGGGTCGTGTGGCGGCTTCAAAATGACGGCGGGGTTTCGCAAAAAGGACTCGGCTCCGATTGACCCGGGCACTGGAGCAACCAGCAGGACGGGAGAGTCGTTCTATTAG